A stretch of Mesorhizobium sp. M2A.F.Ca.ET.046.03.2.1 DNA encodes these proteins:
- a CDS encoding MipA/OmpV family protein, which yields MRIVGTIPLAVAIGLFTASVAQAGEGSWISGDWYLTLGATGLVAPNFEGGKKYMFSAQPIISLGKVGPQARFTSRNDNISLALVDDGSVRAGLTGKFLFHRTSKDELHGLDPVRFGGEVGGFFEFYPLDWLRARAELRHGIRSHNGFVADIAADAFYDITPTVRISGGPRVSFASSNYFDAYYGVNAKEAAASGLSEYHPGGGVKSAGLGGAITWQVTEPMTASVFTEYSRLMEPASDSSLVKERGDRNQWTFGVSTTYRFNFTM from the coding sequence ATGCGTATTGTCGGGACGATTCCGCTGGCCGTCGCCATAGGTCTGTTCACCGCGTCTGTCGCACAGGCGGGCGAGGGCAGCTGGATATCCGGCGACTGGTACCTGACGCTCGGCGCCACCGGCCTCGTCGCGCCGAATTTCGAGGGCGGCAAGAAATATATGTTCAGCGCCCAGCCGATCATCTCGCTCGGCAAGGTCGGTCCGCAGGCGCGCTTCACCTCGCGCAACGACAACATCTCGCTGGCCCTGGTCGACGACGGCTCCGTGCGCGCCGGCCTGACCGGCAAGTTCCTGTTCCATCGCACCAGCAAGGACGAACTCCATGGTCTCGACCCGGTGCGCTTCGGCGGTGAAGTTGGCGGCTTCTTCGAGTTCTATCCGTTGGATTGGCTGCGCGCCCGCGCCGAGTTGCGGCATGGCATCCGCTCCCACAACGGCTTCGTCGCCGACATCGCCGCGGACGCCTTCTATGACATCACGCCGACGGTCCGCATTTCCGGCGGTCCGCGCGTCTCCTTCGCGTCGTCCAACTATTTCGACGCCTATTACGGGGTCAACGCCAAGGAAGCGGCGGCTTCGGGCCTGAGCGAATACCATCCGGGCGGCGGTGTGAAATCGGCGGGCCTCGGCGGCGCGATCACCTGGCAGGTGACCGAGCCGATGACGGCCAGCGTCTTCACCGAATATTCGCGCCTGATGGAGCCGGCTTCGGATTCCAGCCTGGTTAAGGAACGCGGCGACCGCAACCAATGGACCTTCGGTGTCTCGACCACTTATCGCTTTAATTTCACCATGTAG
- a CDS encoding glycosyltransferase family 4 protein encodes MRICCAISALFMNGGLQRDCLNISDRLVARGHSVTILTTRQVGHVESSATITVHPARVLSNPGTEFALGKTLLTARRDFDCVVGFNKMAGLDIYYAGDPPYFASKLGWWRPFSPRFIRQQKLESMIFAPGSAVQIIALSAHQAALYRDFWRTEESRIHVVGPTLDPKRRRPELLAGDRNEIRDRFGLPRQAVIALSIANRMKVKGLDRAVKALQPFPDIHWLVAGLRENSEEEIRLRGLIAKSGMSNRVILLGIQEDIPAVVVASDFMLHPARLENTGTVILEALANGLPVIASAACGYAKYVEASGAGLVVANHDDPEIWRQAVRKADDTAVRVQWHQAALAYGSSNPLTGGLEAACDLIESLRRNRRVG; translated from the coding sequence ATGAGAATCTGCTGTGCAATCTCTGCCCTCTTTATGAACGGGGGTTTGCAGAGGGATTGTCTGAATATCAGCGACCGACTGGTCGCGCGCGGCCATAGCGTGACGATCCTGACGACGCGCCAGGTTGGTCATGTCGAGAGTTCGGCGACGATAACAGTCCATCCGGCACGGGTTCTCTCCAACCCGGGCACCGAATTTGCACTGGGAAAGACGCTGTTGACGGCCAGGCGGGATTTCGACTGCGTGGTCGGTTTCAACAAGATGGCGGGCCTGGACATCTACTATGCCGGCGACCCGCCCTATTTTGCCTCGAAGCTCGGCTGGTGGCGGCCGTTTTCGCCTCGCTTCATTCGCCAGCAAAAGCTCGAATCGATGATTTTTGCGCCCGGCAGCGCCGTGCAGATCATTGCGCTCAGCGCGCACCAGGCAGCGCTTTACCGCGACTTCTGGCGAACCGAGGAATCGCGCATCCATGTTGTCGGACCGACGCTCGATCCGAAACGCCGCCGGCCGGAGTTGCTGGCCGGCGACCGCAATGAAATCCGCGATCGGTTCGGGCTTCCCCGCCAGGCCGTCATTGCCTTGAGCATCGCCAACAGAATGAAAGTGAAGGGTCTCGACCGGGCGGTGAAGGCGCTGCAGCCGTTCCCGGACATCCACTGGCTGGTAGCCGGTCTTCGCGAAAACAGCGAGGAGGAAATCCGGCTTCGCGGCCTGATTGCCAAGTCCGGCATGTCGAACCGGGTCATCCTGCTGGGCATCCAGGAGGACATCCCGGCGGTTGTGGTCGCGAGCGATTTCATGCTGCACCCGGCGCGCCTGGAAAATACCGGCACGGTGATTCTCGAGGCGCTCGCAAATGGCCTGCCGGTCATCGCGTCGGCCGCCTGCGGATATGCAAAATATGTCGAAGCTAGCGGGGCGGGGCTGGTCGTGGCCAATCACGACGATCCCGAAATCTGGCGACAGGCGGTCCGGAAAGCCGACGACACTGCAGTACGCGTGCAATGGCATCAGGCGGCCCTTGCTTACGGCTCGTCAAACCCGCTTACCGGCGGACTGGAAGCGGCCTGCGATCTGATAGAGAGCTTGCGCCGCAACCGGCGTGTCGGCTAG
- a CDS encoding TIGR01459 family HAD-type hydrolase: protein MADSPDIIASLDDLAGRYAAILCDVWGVVHNGEWHFPAAAAALARARAANVPVVLITNSPRRSADVIAQMKAIGVPADACDRVVTSGDVTRDLIADGPRRIFHIGPERDFTLYDGLDVDLVEEFEASGVVCTGLYDDEVEKPADYAELLHRLRARNLPFICANPDILVERGERTIWCAGALAREYAQLGGRTLIAGKPFAPIYHVAMKEVAGLLGRAVERSEVLAIGDGMMTDVKGAADNGFDVLYVSGGIHAREHGDDPARLAAFLEKHGYRPVAVIPRLQ, encoded by the coding sequence ATGGCGGATTCGCCCGACATCATCGCTTCGCTCGACGATCTGGCGGGGCGCTACGCGGCCATACTGTGCGACGTCTGGGGCGTCGTTCACAATGGCGAATGGCATTTTCCGGCGGCCGCCGCCGCGCTTGCCCGGGCACGCGCGGCCAACGTGCCTGTCGTGCTGATCACCAATTCGCCGCGCCGCAGCGCCGACGTCATTGCCCAGATGAAGGCGATCGGTGTTCCCGCCGACGCCTGTGACCGGGTCGTTACTTCCGGCGACGTGACGCGCGACCTGATCGCCGACGGCCCAAGGCGGATCTTCCATATCGGGCCGGAGCGCGATTTCACGCTCTATGACGGGCTCGATGTCGATCTTGTCGAGGAATTCGAGGCCTCGGGTGTCGTCTGCACCGGTCTCTATGACGACGAGGTCGAGAAGCCCGCCGACTATGCCGAACTGCTGCATCGGCTGCGCGCCCGCAACCTGCCTTTCATTTGCGCCAATCCGGATATCCTGGTGGAGCGCGGCGAGCGGACCATCTGGTGCGCCGGCGCGCTCGCGCGGGAATACGCGCAACTGGGCGGCCGTACGCTGATTGCCGGCAAGCCCTTCGCGCCGATCTACCATGTCGCGATGAAGGAGGTCGCCGGATTGCTTGGCCGCGCCGTCGAACGAAGCGAGGTTCTCGCCATCGGCGACGGCATGATGACCGATGTCAAGGGCGCGGCCGACAACGGCTTTGACGTGCTCTATGTCTCGGGCGGCATCCACGCGCGTGAGCATGGCGACGATCCCGCAAGGCTGGCGGCCTTTCTCGAAAAGCACGGCTACCGGCCGGTCGCCGTCATTCCGCGCCTGCAATAG
- a CDS encoding bifunctional riboflavin kinase/FAD synthetase: MTQAFERLSTAAPLPAHLRGGVVAIGNFDGVHRGHQAVLERALAEAGRNGVPALVLTFEPHPRKVFRPQVPLFVLTPPPMKARLLAGFGFAALVEQPFTRDFASLSAEAFVTDVLEKNLGIHHAVTGFDFHFGKDRQGGPAFLMAAGERHGFGVTLVDAFRDEGAEVVSSSRIRGLLAEGKVEEAAGLLGYRFTVEAEVVGGQQLGRTLGYPTANMRLSPEAALREGIYAVRFRRADGTLHDGVASFGRRPTVDDNGAPLLETYVFDFSGDLYGETCEVSFFGFLRPELKFDGLDALVAQMKTDEAEARALLAGVRPLSQLDAEIAF; this comes from the coding sequence ATGACGCAAGCCTTCGAACGTCTTTCCACAGCCGCGCCGCTGCCTGCGCATTTGCGCGGCGGCGTCGTGGCGATCGGCAATTTTGACGGCGTCCATCGCGGCCATCAGGCCGTCCTGGAGCGCGCGCTGGCTGAGGCCGGCCGCAATGGCGTGCCCGCCTTGGTGCTGACCTTCGAGCCGCATCCGCGCAAGGTGTTCCGGCCACAGGTGCCGCTCTTCGTGCTGACGCCGCCGCCGATGAAGGCGCGGCTGCTCGCCGGATTTGGCTTCGCCGCCTTGGTCGAGCAGCCGTTCACGCGCGATTTCGCCTCCCTCTCCGCCGAGGCTTTCGTGACCGATGTGCTGGAGAAGAATCTCGGCATCCACCATGCCGTTACCGGCTTCGACTTTCATTTCGGCAAGGACCGCCAGGGCGGCCCGGCCTTCTTGATGGCGGCGGGAGAACGGCATGGCTTCGGCGTGACCCTCGTCGACGCCTTCCGCGATGAAGGCGCCGAAGTTGTCTCGTCGAGCCGCATCCGTGGACTGCTCGCCGAAGGCAAGGTGGAGGAGGCCGCCGGCCTGCTCGGCTACCGTTTCACCGTCGAGGCCGAGGTGGTCGGCGGCCAGCAGCTTGGCCGCACGCTCGGTTACCCGACCGCCAACATGCGGCTTTCGCCGGAAGCCGCCCTGAGGGAGGGGATCTACGCCGTCCGCTTCCGCCGTGCCGACGGCACGCTTCATGACGGCGTCGCCAGCTTCGGCCGCCGCCCGACCGTCGACGACAATGGCGCGCCGCTGCTCGAGACCTACGTCTTCGATTTTTCCGGCGATCTCTATGGCGAGACCTGTGAGGTGTCGTTCTTCGGCTTCCTGCGGCCGGAACTCAAATTCGACGGCCTCGACGCGCTGGTGGCGCAGATGAAAACGGACGAGGCAGAGGCGAGGGCGCTGCTGGCGGGCGTGCGCCCGCTCTCGCAACTGGACGCCGAAATCGCGTTCTGA
- the ileS gene encoding isoleucine--tRNA ligase: MTDAVETIDYSKTLYLPQTDFPMRAGLPEKEPGVVKRWQDMDLYRKLREEAAGREKFVLHDGPPYANGNIHIGHALNKILKDVINRSFQMRGYDANYVPGWDCHGLPIEWKIEEQYRAKGKNKDEVPVNEFRRECRDFAADWIKVQGSEFQRLGVIGDFDNPYTTMAYHAEARIAGELLKFAMSGQLYRGSKPVMWSVVERTALAEAEVEYQDYESDTIWVKFPVASLAQPVAGAAPALDDTALDLVEAHVVIWTTTPWTIPGNRAVSYSPRIGYGLYEVTAAENAFGPQPGEKLIFADALAEDCAAKAKVTLNRLHSVPAEQLGKLTLSHPFKGLGGGYEFPVPMVAGEHVTDDAGTGFVHTAPGHGREDFDAWMEAAADLRARGVDTTIPFTVDDAGFFTKDAPGFGPGREGGAARVIDDNGKKGNANQAVIDELIKRNALFARGRLKHSYPHSWRSKKPVIFRNTPQWFVYMDKDLGDGTTLRSRALKAIDDTRFVPAAGQNRIRAMIEERPDWVLSRQRAWGVPIAVFADEDGNVLKDEAVNQRITEAFEKEGADAWFADGAKERFLGNHDASKWHQVMDILDVWFDSGSTHVFTLEDRPDLKWPADVYLEGSDQHRGWFHSSLLESCGTRGRAPYEAVITHGFTMDEEGRKMSKSLGNTVVPQDVIKQSGADILRLWVVTTDYWEDQRLGKNVLQTNIDAYRKLRNTIRWMLGTLAHDDGKDVPVEAMPELERLMLHRLSELDEVVRQGYDAFEFKRITRALLDFMVVELSAFYFDIRKDALYCDGPSSLRRRSAVQVVRHLFECLVKWLAPMLPFTTEEAWLDRHPEAVSVHLDQFPEIPQNWRNEALAEKWRKVRQVRRVVTGALEIARAEKLIGSSLEAVPVVTLDDAALEAAIADVDMAEMAITSDLVIKHGKPPEGAFTLDDVKGVAVVVEKAEDRGLTKCARSWRYTADVGQDQEFPDVSARDAAVLHELKALGRL, from the coding sequence ATGACCGACGCTGTTGAAACGATCGACTATTCCAAGACGCTTTATTTGCCGCAGACGGATTTCCCGATGCGCGCCGGCCTGCCCGAGAAGGAGCCCGGCGTGGTCAAGCGCTGGCAGGACATGGACCTTTACAGAAAGCTGCGCGAGGAGGCCGCCGGCCGTGAGAAATTCGTGCTGCACGACGGTCCGCCCTACGCCAATGGCAACATCCATATCGGCCATGCGCTGAATAAGATCCTCAAGGACGTCATCAACCGCTCGTTCCAGATGCGCGGCTACGACGCCAACTACGTGCCGGGCTGGGACTGCCACGGCCTGCCGATCGAGTGGAAGATCGAGGAGCAGTATCGCGCCAAGGGCAAGAACAAGGACGAGGTGCCGGTCAACGAGTTCCGCAGGGAATGCCGCGACTTCGCGGCCGATTGGATCAAGGTGCAGGGCTCAGAGTTCCAGCGCCTGGGCGTCATCGGCGATTTCGACAACCCCTACACGACGATGGCCTACCATGCCGAGGCGCGCATCGCCGGCGAGCTGCTGAAATTCGCCATGTCGGGGCAGCTCTACCGCGGCTCGAAGCCTGTGATGTGGAGCGTGGTCGAGCGCACCGCGCTCGCCGAAGCCGAGGTCGAGTATCAGGATTATGAGAGCGACACGATCTGGGTGAAGTTCCCGGTCGCGAGCCTCGCCCAGCCGGTCGCCGGCGCGGCGCCGGCGCTGGACGACACCGCGCTCGATCTGGTCGAGGCGCATGTCGTCATCTGGACGACCACGCCCTGGACCATACCCGGCAACCGTGCCGTCAGCTATTCGCCGCGCATCGGCTATGGCCTCTATGAGGTGACGGCGGCCGAGAACGCCTTCGGCCCGCAGCCCGGCGAGAAGCTGATCTTCGCCGACGCGCTGGCCGAGGACTGCGCCGCCAAGGCCAAGGTCACGTTGAACAGGCTTCACAGCGTCCCGGCCGAACAGCTTGGGAAGCTTACGCTTTCGCATCCTTTCAAGGGCCTCGGCGGCGGCTATGAGTTCCCGGTGCCGATGGTTGCCGGCGAGCATGTCACCGATGACGCCGGCACCGGCTTCGTCCACACCGCGCCCGGTCATGGCCGCGAGGACTTCGACGCGTGGATGGAGGCCGCCGCCGACCTTCGGGCGCGCGGCGTCGACACCACGATCCCGTTCACGGTCGACGATGCCGGCTTCTTCACCAAGGACGCGCCGGGCTTTGGCCCGGGACGCGAAGGCGGTGCCGCGCGCGTCATCGACGACAACGGCAAAAAGGGCAACGCCAACCAGGCGGTCATCGACGAGCTGATCAAGCGCAATGCGCTCTTCGCGCGCGGCCGGCTGAAGCACAGCTATCCGCATTCCTGGCGCTCGAAGAAGCCGGTCATCTTCCGCAACACGCCGCAATGGTTCGTCTATATGGACAAGGACCTCGGCGACGGCACGACGCTGCGCAGCCGCGCGCTGAAGGCGATCGACGACACGCGCTTCGTGCCGGCGGCCGGCCAGAACCGCATCCGCGCCATGATCGAGGAGCGCCCGGACTGGGTGCTTTCGCGCCAGCGCGCCTGGGGCGTGCCGATCGCCGTCTTCGCCGACGAGGACGGCAATGTGCTGAAGGACGAGGCCGTCAACCAGCGCATCACGGAGGCTTTCGAGAAGGAGGGCGCCGACGCCTGGTTCGCCGACGGCGCCAAGGAACGTTTCCTCGGCAATCACGATGCCTCGAAATGGCACCAGGTGATGGACATCCTGGACGTCTGGTTCGATTCCGGCTCGACCCATGTCTTCACGCTGGAAGACCGTCCGGACCTCAAATGGCCGGCCGACGTCTATCTCGAGGGCTCCGACCAGCATCGCGGCTGGTTCCATTCCTCGCTGCTCGAAAGCTGCGGCACAAGGGGCAGGGCGCCTTACGAAGCGGTGATCACCCATGGCTTCACCATGGATGAGGAAGGCCGCAAGATGTCGAAATCGCTCGGCAACACGGTGGTGCCGCAGGACGTGATAAAGCAGTCTGGCGCCGATATCCTGCGGCTCTGGGTCGTGACGACCGATTATTGGGAAGACCAGCGACTCGGCAAGAACGTGCTGCAGACCAATATCGACGCCTATCGCAAGCTCAGGAACACCATCCGCTGGATGCTGGGCACGCTCGCCCATGACGACGGCAAGGACGTGCCGGTCGAGGCCATGCCGGAGCTGGAGCGGCTGATGCTGCACCGGCTGTCCGAGCTCGACGAAGTGGTGCGCCAGGGCTACGACGCGTTCGAGTTCAAGCGCATCACCCGAGCGCTGCTCGACTTCATGGTGGTGGAGCTTTCGGCATTCTATTTCGATATCCGCAAGGACGCGCTTTACTGTGACGGGCCGTCGAGCCTGCGCCGCCGCTCGGCCGTCCAGGTGGTGCGCCATCTCTTCGAATGCCTGGTGAAATGGCTGGCGCCGATGCTGCCCTTCACCACCGAGGAAGCCTGGCTCGACCGCCATCCGGAAGCCGTCTCGGTGCATCTCGACCAGTTCCCGGAGATCCCGCAGAACTGGCGCAACGAGGCGCTGGCCGAGAAATGGCGCAAGGTGAGGCAGGTGCGCCGCGTCGTCACCGGCGCGCTGGAGATCGCGCGCGCCGAGAAGCTGATCGGCTCGTCGCTGGAAGCCGTGCCGGTGGTGACGCTGGACGACGCCGCGCTGGAGGCGGCCATCGCCGATGTCGACATGGCCGAGATGGCGATCACCAGCGACCTCGTCATCAAGCATGGCAAGCCGCCGGAGGGCGCCTTCACGCTCGACGACGTCAAGGGCGTGGCGGTGGTGGTGGAGAAAGCCGAGGATCGCGGCCTCACCAAATGCGCGCGCTCCTGGCGCTACACCGCCGATGTCGGGCAGGACCAGGAATTCCCGGATGTCTCGGCCCGCGACGCGGCCGTGCTGCACGAGCTCAAGGCGCTCGGGCGTCTCTAG
- a CDS encoding glycosyltransferase family 1 protein yields MRLVVDLTSMARWLGPPVGLVRVQRHYSAAAAAFTASDVAFTVFDPVDRVLRQVSPQLAAEIIAGDISCDMHFYPDPARVKVQFYDRWPNWARQALMAIIRPRRILITEIGAFTRHNPDSSLVPLLERVENRLMKPNERRLVARDNGSRVRIVPLRTVAGNKYEPAPGDHLLLMNNDWSHTDIGVISRACRSAGARLIVLLNDIIPIQFPDWYKRHDVTRFTDYAALAIRLADRFILTSKRVTADMEEHAAGLGLHLPDLRLVPLGCDSARKSKADGSLPDGLEAGRYILFVSTIEPRKNHSLLMDVWRRLVQDGTVAHSGMKLVFVGRSGWMVDGVLEKLHSHPDYGQSLIHLDNVDDGTLSLLYQGSAFCVYPSLYEGYGLPPVEALAYGKALIASTGGAIPEVVGPFGLCLDPLDVEGWEKAMREWITSPEVRTCYEGKAGQFVARSWELAGRETLEATLAPFPDEVAPAREGTP; encoded by the coding sequence ATGCGGCTTGTCGTCGATCTCACCAGCATGGCGCGCTGGCTCGGCCCTCCGGTCGGCCTGGTCCGCGTGCAGCGGCATTACAGCGCGGCCGCGGCCGCGTTCACGGCCTCCGATGTGGCGTTCACGGTGTTCGACCCGGTCGACCGGGTCCTCAGGCAGGTCTCGCCGCAACTGGCGGCGGAAATCATCGCCGGAGACATCTCATGCGATATGCATTTTTATCCGGATCCTGCCCGCGTCAAGGTGCAGTTTTACGATCGATGGCCGAACTGGGCGCGGCAGGCGCTGATGGCGATCATAAGACCGCGCCGGATCCTGATAACGGAAATCGGCGCGTTCACCCGGCACAATCCGGACAGCAGTCTTGTTCCGTTGCTTGAGCGGGTCGAAAACCGGCTGATGAAACCCAACGAGCGACGGCTGGTCGCTCGCGACAACGGTTCACGCGTCCGGATCGTGCCGCTGCGGACGGTGGCCGGCAACAAATACGAGCCGGCGCCCGGCGACCATCTGCTTTTGATGAACAATGATTGGTCGCACACCGATATCGGGGTCATTTCGCGCGCGTGCCGCTCGGCAGGCGCGAGGCTGATCGTGCTGTTGAACGATATCATCCCGATCCAGTTTCCCGACTGGTACAAGCGGCATGACGTCACCCGATTCACGGACTATGCGGCTCTGGCGATCAGGCTGGCGGACCGGTTCATCCTGACGTCGAAGCGCGTCACCGCCGATATGGAGGAGCATGCCGCCGGGCTCGGCCTTCACCTGCCGGACCTGAGACTGGTCCCGCTCGGCTGCGACAGCGCGCGCAAATCGAAGGCGGACGGCTCCCTGCCGGACGGACTTGAGGCAGGTCGCTACATCCTGTTCGTTTCCACCATCGAACCGCGCAAGAACCATTCGTTGCTCATGGACGTGTGGCGGCGCCTCGTTCAGGACGGAACGGTCGCGCATAGCGGCATGAAGCTGGTTTTCGTCGGCCGCAGCGGCTGGATGGTCGATGGGGTCCTTGAGAAGCTTCACAGCCATCCCGACTACGGCCAGAGCCTTATCCATCTCGACAACGTCGATGACGGGACATTGTCCCTGCTCTACCAAGGCAGCGCGTTCTGCGTGTACCCGTCGCTCTATGAGGGATATGGACTGCCGCCCGTCGAGGCGCTGGCCTACGGAAAGGCGCTGATCGCCTCGACAGGCGGAGCCATCCCCGAAGTGGTCGGTCCATTCGGACTCTGCCTTGACCCACTCGATGTCGAAGGATGGGAAAAGGCCATGCGGGAATGGATCACCTCGCCTGAGGTCCGGACTTGCTACGAGGGGAAGGCCGGCCAATTCGTGGCGCGAAGCTGGGAGCTGGCTGGCCGAGAGACGCTGGAGGCCACCCTTGCGCCGTTCCCGGACGAGGTCGCGCCGGCGCGAGAAGGAACGCCTTAG
- a CDS encoding HdeD family acid-resistance protein gives MTLPSDALRDAIGQTRDKWGWFVALGVLLLIFGGIAFGNLFIATVASVYVVGWLMLMAGIIEIIHAFGVKTWGRFFYWLLSGLLYAVAGFFAFDNPLLASAVLTLLLAIALIASGLLRSWVAFSHRPEQGWGWLLAAGIITILLGLMIAMGWPVNSLWVLGIFLAIDLVFQGWSFIAIGLALKR, from the coding sequence ATGACTTTGCCAAGCGACGCTCTCAGAGACGCAATCGGCCAGACGCGGGACAAATGGGGATGGTTCGTGGCGCTCGGCGTGCTGCTGCTGATCTTCGGCGGCATCGCCTTCGGCAATCTGTTCATCGCCACCGTCGCCTCGGTGTATGTCGTCGGCTGGCTGATGCTGATGGCTGGCATCATCGAGATCATCCACGCTTTCGGGGTCAAGACCTGGGGACGTTTCTTCTATTGGCTGCTGAGCGGCCTGCTCTACGCCGTCGCCGGCTTTTTCGCCTTCGACAACCCGCTGCTCGCCTCGGCGGTGCTGACGCTGCTGCTGGCCATCGCGCTCATCGCCTCGGGACTTTTGCGATCCTGGGTAGCCTTCAGCCACCGGCCGGAGCAAGGCTGGGGATGGCTGCTCGCGGCCGGCATCATCACCATTCTGCTCGGCCTGATGATCGCCATGGGCTGGCCGGTCAACAGCCTTTGGGTGCTTGGCATCTTCCTGGCGATCGACCTGGTCTTCCAGGGCTGGAGTTTCATCGCCATCGGGCTGGCCTTGAAACGGTAA
- a CDS encoding glycosyltransferase gives MPTVSVIIPVRDGAPYIGEALQSILDQDLADIEVIVVDDGSSDDSAAIATSLGEGDGRVKVVANRGKGIVDALNMGIALARAPLVARMDGDDISLPDRLRLQAARFDADANLQLLGTAGLQIDRNGKTLRPIEVPIGNEPLRSALAGYNPMLHPTVMFRTEAVRRLGGYRRAFTYAEDYDLWLRLSEAGKLANTDARLVKLRSHPGQVSRVKEDQQKAAAALARQSALLRRSRAEPFNANGEPAEAIGTFLAWRAATGAAISSLERRDIELLLRTAGIPFATTCKLLLLAAVGAPSFRTLALGPRLAWRRMIARPARMRPN, from the coding sequence TTGCCGACTGTAAGTGTGATCATTCCGGTGAGAGACGGCGCGCCCTACATCGGCGAAGCCTTGCAAAGCATTCTGGACCAGGATCTGGCTGATATCGAAGTCATCGTCGTCGACGATGGCTCCTCGGACGACAGCGCCGCGATCGCGACGTCGCTCGGCGAGGGCGACGGCCGCGTCAAGGTCGTCGCCAATCGCGGCAAAGGCATCGTCGACGCGCTCAATATGGGAATCGCGCTCGCGCGGGCCCCTCTTGTGGCGCGCATGGATGGCGACGACATCTCGCTGCCCGACAGGTTGCGCCTGCAGGCGGCGCGCTTCGACGCGGATGCCAATCTGCAGCTGCTCGGCACGGCGGGATTGCAGATCGACCGGAACGGAAAAACGTTGAGGCCAATAGAGGTTCCCATCGGCAACGAGCCGTTGCGGTCTGCCCTTGCCGGATACAATCCCATGCTTCATCCGACAGTGATGTTCCGGACCGAGGCCGTCCGGCGCCTGGGAGGCTACCGTCGCGCATTCACCTATGCGGAGGACTACGATCTGTGGCTGCGGCTTTCCGAGGCGGGAAAGCTGGCCAATACGGATGCGCGGCTGGTCAAATTGCGCTCGCATCCAGGACAGGTGTCGCGCGTCAAGGAGGATCAGCAAAAGGCGGCCGCGGCGCTGGCCAGGCAGTCGGCGCTGTTGCGCCGCTCCCGCGCCGAGCCGTTCAACGCAAACGGCGAACCCGCAGAGGCCATTGGAACCTTTCTGGCATGGCGCGCCGCCACGGGGGCCGCCATCTCGAGCCTGGAGAGACGCGACATCGAATTGCTGCTGCGAACGGCGGGCATACCGTTTGCCACGACCTGCAAGCTGCTGCTCCTCGCGGCTGTCGGCGCCCCCTCGTTCAGGACGCTCGCGCTCGGGCCTCGACTGGCTTGGCGCAGGATGATCGCGCGCCCTGCCAGGATGCGGCCGAATTGA